The Salvia miltiorrhiza cultivar Shanhuang (shh) chromosome 2, IMPLAD_Smil_shh, whole genome shotgun sequence DNA window gatgtaAGTATATTATCTATTGAGAGTAATATGGTGAAATAACTTGATTGTAAAAAAGTAATTGGTACTTTTGTGATCCAAAAAGCTATAAAGATAAAATTAgtctttataaaaatattttatacaacTAGATCTTTGTTTCGCCTCAAAGCCCCTAATTTGCTTGATTTGGCCAtgagtatattttaataagacTTGTTTGTTATAGAAAAATCGAGGTTTAtctcatcatttaactcatgtGAGAGGAAGACTAACGTATTAcgtacataattttttttctttttttctttttattactaCTATAATACTTATTATCACATTATAAAGTTAAAAAGTAATATACTGTGATGAAATTCAAAACACATCCAACAAACTTCATCCACTATGAATTTGGGGCCAACCTCGTACCAAAGCATCATAGAAGTTGTCACATTAAATGTTGAAAAGTGTGGCCTCAAAAAATGATATAAAGataaaatcatatattataCAAATGAAAAGACATTTCCCCATGACCAAATGTGTCCACCACTATAGCAGCCAGTtttattcaaaatttgagaaCGAGGAGACAATCAACCTACACATTTACATACTCTATTTAatcaatatttatataaaatattattcgtACAATGTTTCACCCATCGAACTTAAAAATTGAGGATTTCCATGTTTTTTAGCATTGCACTAAAGTTGGATCCACAAACATTCTctgagttttattttattatattttccttTTCGAAACATGGTTTGGATCGTACAAATCGTTACAGAAgaactttaaattaaattagtatcgTCTCAAAAGAATTAATGAATGTACTATCTActatatagtatttatttttagggTGAATCTACTATCTATTTATTAAACTGAAGGGAAAATGGAGTATGAAATTGAGAAATATCAAACTCTCGAGCATTTACTTTACATAATTGATAAGAttaatgattaaatatttttatctcGAAAAATaagatttcttcaattttacctctttgatgggataagaatcaagtaaaactatcttgatagaaataatcaagagtCTTGAGATATCCTAAAAcctcaatccatcaaagtaaacaaaaaattaaccttactatatatttttatttatgaagaCTAATTTTTCAAAGTAATGCCCTCTTAGTGACTGTGTTAACATGCAACATCATTTATCTCGAAACTCAAAAAGGATTTGACTTAGCTTATTTTAAGGGAGCTTACAAGTTGTCAATCTCCAAAAACTttaaactttatatatatatatatatatatatatagtgattgaatcaaataaaaaccTCTCTTAATATACATACTACAAACCATTTTCAGTTAACCTATAAAATatctacaatatatatatatatatatataggagagcgTTCTAATGAGCTAATGAGATCTCctatatgtggtgagatcttagattgatttgtagatgttgatttaatgtatgaTACTGCTGATATTTATCTAATATAGGAATAATTTTAGATATAACGTAGTTTAATTTGAAATGATGAGTTCAGGTATTTGTTGTATCAAATAggaattattttcaaaagaTTTACTATGTATTCATTACTTCGACCAATAAATTTATGGTTCAAGGTTCCAATTTCATAGATAATAaacattaaatttttttaattcataatttttaacAGTGAAGTCAGGACATTTTATCTGACCTCATTGTATATATTGTTGGGTCATTTCTAAGATCTTTTTATAGAAATCATTCGCAATTTCCTTGCAATTGTTAGGTCCTAAGATTTTACTTTAGAATAGAACACAATCATTTTTATACGGCTGCAAAATTTAAATAGTAATGCCTCGTTTGATACGGGTGATTAGGATATATAATATACCTATGACcaggggcgtagccaggggggctagagcccccccccctaaattttgaatttttttttttataatatgtatattatttttattttaatatatatatatatatatatatatatatatatataaaaataaataacataggAAATTAAGGCTGAAATGAAAAGTGAAAACCCTTACAAGTGAAAACCCAAATTAAGAAGCTGCGCTGCGCCGCTGCTCCGCCTCGCTCGCACCACCACCGCCAGCCGCTGCTCCGCCTCGCACCACCACCGCCAGCCGCTGCTCCGCCTCGCACCACCACCGCCAGCCACTGCTCCCTGCCCGTCTCGCACCACCAGGTCCACCACCGTTGGAGAAAACATAGAGAGGTGAATTTCAGCCGctgaatttgttgattttttttttgggaatgTGTTCTTGGAATGAGTTTTTTGAAGAAGACGATGGGTCGGCAGAATTTGTATGTTTTTGTATATGTTTTTGGGAATTTGTTGATGCAATTCAAAATATAGTTGGAATTTATTTAGTGGGAAGAATTAATGGAATTTGTATATGTTTTTGCAAATTTGTGGGTGGAATTAATGGAATTAATGGAATTTGTATAGTGGCCGAATTAATGGGCAGAATTAATTTAGTGGGCAGAattaattccattaatttagTGGCCAAATTTGTGGGCAGATCAAAGACATAGTGTGGCAAATATGTTTAGATCAAATGCTCGTGAGTTGGATGTTGCTTATCGCACTCGTTTGACGGCTTCATTGGATGTGACTCGTTTTCTATTGAAGCAAGGATTGCCTTTTCGTGGATATGATGAGTCGACTACTTCTTTAAATCGAGGTAATTTTCTTGAGTTGCTTCAATGGCATAGTGATCATAATGATGTTGTTTCCAAAGTTTTGGGTTCAAATGCTCCTGGTAATAATCAAATGAATTCCCCACAAATTCAAAAAGATTTAGCACGTGCTTGTGCTTCAGAGGTTACACTTGCTATAATCAATGATATTGGGGATAAAGTGTTTACCATGTTGGTTGATGAGGCTCGAGATGTTTCATTGAAAGAGCAAATGGGAGTTGTTTTAAGATATGTGAATGATAAATGATGTGTAGTTGAAAGATTTATTGGAATTGTGCATGTTGTTGACACTTGTTCACATTCTTTGAAAGATGCTCTTAGTGCTTTATTTGTGAAACATGGTTTATCACTATCAAAATTGAGGGGTCAAGGATATGATGGAGCTTCAAACATGAGAGGTGAGTTCAATGGGTTGAAAGCCTTAATATTGGAAGAAAATCCTTATGCTATGTACATTCATTGCTTTTCACATCAACTTCAGTTAATTGTTGTTGCTGTTGCTAAGAGTAACATGGCTGTGAAGGACTTTTTTAGCTATGTTTCCATGATAGTGAATACGACTGGAGCATCTTGCAAAAGAAAAGATCAACTTAGACAGTTAGAACATGAGAGATTGGTTAAAGAACTCAATGATGAAGTAAGGATGACTGGAAGAGGCCTAAATCAGGAAACTAGTTTGGCAAGACCTGGAGATACTCGATGGGGATCACATTATTTTACTTTGCTTCGTTTATGTGCTATGTGGCCTTCAGTTGAGAAAGTGTTGGAGAATATACGTGATGATACCACTAGCTCTGAGGTTAGAAGTACTACAAGAGGTTTGCTTGGAAAGATGAATAATTATGAGTTTGTCTTTGTGATGCACTTGATGAAATATTTGTTAGGAATGACAAATGAGTTGTCATTTGCCTTACAAATAAAGGATCAAAATATTGTGCAAGCCATGTCTCTGATTGATACAGTGAAAGCTCAATTACATGACTTTAGAAACACTGGTTGGGAGATAGTTTGTGATGAAGTAAATAGTTTTTGTGAGGTGAATGCCATTTCTTTGATTGATATGGAGGACACTATAACTCGACCTGGTTATAAGAGGCAGAGCATCACCAATGATCATTATTATCGTGTGGAGATTTTTACTGAggtatttgttttaattttcgatatttaattcattttatttatatgaatttttCATATCTTAATAATAAGttgttatttattcttgcaATGTTAGGTTGTTGATTTAATCATACAAGAGATGAATAATCGTTTTTCTGAAGCTAGCACCAATCTACTTAGGTGCATGGCATGTCTTGATCCGAGAAATTCTTTCTCTCAATTCGACATTAATCAACTCATGCGTTTCACTACTTGGTATCCTGAAGACTTCTCGACAGgtgattatttatattttttacaattattttgTAATGTCTTATTAATGTGCACTTTTAACAGGTGATTGTTTATGTCTTCAACAACAACTCCGTAATTTCTTAGCATCTGTGCGCCACAATCCTCGCTTTTCTACGACCACTGATTTGGAAAGTTTTGCTCAAGAAATGGTTCAAAGTGgcaatcatttaatttttcaattggTTTATCGAATGATTGAGTTGACATTGGTTTTACCTGTTGCCACTGCTTCTGTTGAGAGAGCATTTTCTGCAATGAAAATTGTCAAAAGTGATTTGCGAAATCGTATGCAGGACGAGTGGATGAATGACAGTTTGATCGTGTACATTGAAAAGGATATTTTCTCAACGATTGATAACGAGAAGATATTGCAACGTTTTCAATCGATGAGTACTCGTCGCAATCAGTTGTCATCGCTTTCTCAAACAGAAACAAGTAGCTCACCAAGTATTTATTCTTaggttatttgtaatgtattgaaacttttttagttatgttatttgaaatgtattagaactatattatctatgaaaatgtcgttattattattattatacttgtattttagtaaaaaatgtctaaaatgtattgaatgtcccaaaaaaaaaaaaaaattcgggggcggcccaaaaaaaatcctggctccgccactgcctATGACACTCTATCTTGTTTGGTAAAAAGTACTAATACGGAACACACGGTTCTTTATGAattaaaaatccgaaaatattttattgatttgagGGATTCTGTATACCACCTACGGAGGTGGTATACAtaatacaaatcttaattataactattattaacGTTATTTAATCTTAATACATCGTAccaaacaacatattatattatatatatatattaatacattctatcaaacatgatattaatatgacatataGTAAAAAATATTCCAATCAAACTTATTTCATACGGCGTACTGAATGAACCCTAAGTGAAAAAGAAGATATAATTAAGAGGAGCAAGATGCTGCACACTACTTGTGAGCTTCTATCATGCgcatctatctatatatatataaaagctcatcCACCTTCACAAATTGTTTCCCGCCTAAAACTAGAGTGTAATTTCTATACCAATCACTATTTAATCCTATCTTAAATTtggtaattaataattaattaaagcattTTTTTGAACTTGATTAATAAAGCATTAAATATGATACTCCATTCACATATTAATAGTcggttatatatatacacatgcaTATAATGTAATACATAACATATGTATGTACATAtcaatgtacttattttttgtgatttattacatataatatattaatatagatagtttataattaatacataacatatgtaaatttatgatttatgtatatattttgtttatggTAATTATTAGTTCACACCCacaaatattatagtatagtaaTTAATGATTCCTCCAAATATATTCATTGTCCATTATATATAATGTAAGAATAATGAATTACATTATACCATGAAATATGATAATTTCTCACATAATTTCAATTATTCCATTATTTAAgattctaaattttttttgaaatatttataccaattatattTGATCTATAGATGCTAAAAGAATAGTTTTCTTTCTCAAGCAATAATAACTTTTCTACTAATCTCTTTATCTTTATGTCAAAGctaatcttcttatttttttgtcaaTTTTTCTACTAATATTCTTATTGTACGTAAAAGAAAACTattctcataaataataatttatattttttctactAAAATTAACTTactaattttagaaataatttttattttttattttttagtttgtctTCATTTCGTCTACTCCAAATCATATtggtatttttttgttataaattttctattattttaattaaaatattagttaattttgTATCTCTAAAATAGTATTATACTATATGATAGTTATATAGATATAAACTATGAACCAAagattaactaaaataaattaaaagtcacTTTAAGATATAAACTATGaaccattttttgtatttagatGGTAAAGATCTATAGAGAATTCATCATTCTATTGGATGGTCATGGGTTCCAAACCCCCTCCCTCCAATCACTTCTACTACAAATGAACTATCATTACACCCTGTGCATTACACATGAAATATTTTCGTATTttcctatatatgtatatataggatagggctacggtataaacacatcttaacatataaattataaattagttaaaacgcatgaattctatgtagaacacgtatgaattccatgtgtaactgtatgaattgtgaaaattaattattttgctACCTATTGGATTCAAACCCAGGACCATGAAATCATCCAACAAGgcgatgaatcaaccgtagatcttgatgatctaagggttgaaaatggttcctattttatatgcTAAAAggtatttttattctagccctcttAATATAGAAGCACAACCactttgaaaaatagtaaattatattttcttgccaaaaatcactttactatttttataaataattatatttttaaattttaaatggcatatcatatttatgtattgataattttggatcaacaattaataattaatgttaCAATGGCATAACTCATGacaacaaattaattttaatattttaattgaatgctATTTCTGTAGTGGCATGTAATAAACTTAagaatatttacttatatacaattaataataaaCATGGACATATTAGAAatatacttgtataattttcttttacaatAATTTTCTCAATCATTGTGTAGAATTCAATCAGCCTATATAactgggacgaatgaagtatttagAAAAAATTCAGAGTTGTATATTATGcatcaaatattaaaaattctagaaaatcttttttactaatatacataaataaagttttagaaaattttctttcttaatagaaacctaaaataaaaacagatgaatattttgatggacattttaactagctaataatgatagttgataaaaatatgttgttaattgatATTGGTCATTGATTTAACTTACATACAACTATAAAAAGTCACCTTTATTTAAACAATTATAGTATTCATCTGTTTCTCTCttatataagttaaaaaaattatcaatattatctcttaagatataaaaatattagtataatataaaaagacattCAATATTCAAAAGTATCGATTACTTatacttttaaataatttagttaaataactattaccgtgcatcgcacgggagcaaAACTAGTGAGTACATATGATGTATAGTTCACATTAGAATTTACtttataaaacttaaaaaattatgattgtgatcatcaaatttataaattatactaaagTTTTATTTACTTGTCTCCCAATAAATTAatgttgaaaaaataaaaaataagactTTGATTTTTACATGATTTATAAATTTAGAGagcataattttaatttatgagATATAAGACAAACAATAAAATTAGAAAGAACTCTATTAATTTGAACTAAAGTACATAGTAAGTGCTCACAAATAATGTGTGACATATAGTTATTCGTATAAATACAATACACATtaaatattactctctccgtttcCAAAAAGtttgctctttttttttaaagatgttCTCAAAAAATTTGTCctaatctttttatttttcacatgaGCCTATCATTaacattataattataatccattaaacattaattttttttttattaatttttattaaaacttgtactATGTTTTTTTTGGGGCAAATTTTGTAGGGAGAGAGGGATTAGTATACGTACATATCAAGATGTGACATCAGACTACTTTATGCCTCTCGTTTTGTATGCAAACTCATGTAGTGCGATCATGAGTCAAGTTAAGTGAAAGTTCAGTCCAagtaaaatatgaatttattaTGTTGTTATATTAGGTATTTTCTCAATTACACAATCTTAGTTTCATCTTTAACACGCATCGATTTGTAAAATAAGACGTAAGATTTGAACAGGGAATTCTAAATAATGAACATAATTTACTTGGCACAATATAAAACTAAGGATTAATTGTTTTATAAAAacacaatatttaaataattttataaattcgaCATGACTACGAAAATCATTGCAATCATATCATCAAATTATCCAATTATTACAATTGCACAAATAATTCCGCAAGCTCCGTTAAATTTATCGACAGATGTGAAATGACTTATAATTTTCTTAGCAATTAGAACGACATAAAGATTGAGGGTCTTTGGTGCGACGAGTCCACCCGACCCGGCCCGCGCTCCAGACCCGAAACcctgaatcctaaattattacatttgtttatattaattgttacttttaataaacatgacatatacatttgttcgcacaaatgtatacttatataaatataaatatttaccttcatttaatataaagtattatattttctaaaccctaaattctgtaaactaaaccctaaaccctgtaagctaaaccctaaatatgaacactaaaccctaataggagtatttacttttaataatcataagatatacatttgatcgcacaaatgtatacttatgttaatataaatatttaccttcattcaatataaaacattatacatatcaataattatttttcgtaCGATagtaattatttgatcaaataataatgtaattatttatgcttattaaaagtaattattgttataataaaaagtaatatttgatatgaagaaatgtaatgttccaaaaatattatattaattgtaattattattgtaataaaaattaattattattataataaaaattattattattattataaagaaaggtaatgtttttaaaatattatatttattcacaatattgatgttaactacttatattaacataaatatgcatttatgtgtacaaatgtatatattatatttattaaaagtaacaattattacaaataaatgtaataattagaaACATGGGTCAAATCCACGCGGGTCAGGGTTCTGGGTCAGGTCGCACCCAATAATCCGCAAAAGATTGAAAGTTGAAGCCTCATCCACCCATCTTCAAGTCCCGTCACTTAAATGtaatcattttctttttctgtctttttacttttcatttaaagaaaagaagcaaattgatacatgtaattaaataaattgaagcCATGTCCGGAAAATGA harbors:
- the LOC131012043 gene encoding uncharacterized protein LOC131012043 isoform X2, which gives rise to MRGEFNGLKALILEENPYAMYIHCFSHQLQLIVVAVAKSNMAVKDFFSYVSMIVNTTGASCKRKDQLRQLEHERLVKELNDEVRMTGRGLNQETSLARPGDTRWGSHYFTLLRLCAMWPSVEKVLENIRDDTTSSEVRSTTRGLLGKMNNYEFVFVMHLMKYLLGMTNELSFALQIKDQNIVQAMSLIDTVKAQLHDFRNTGWEIVCDEVNSFCEVNAISLIDMEDTITRPGYKRQSITNDHYYRVEIFTEVVDLIIQEMNNRFSEASTNLLRCMACLDPRNSFSQFDINQLMRFTTWYPEDFSTGRVDE
- the LOC131012043 gene encoding uncharacterized protein LOC131012043 isoform X1, with the protein product MRGEFNGLKALILEENPYAMYIHCFSHQLQLIVVAVAKSNMAVKDFFSYVSMIVNTTGASCKRKDQLRQLEHERLVKELNDEVRMTGRGLNQETSLARPGDTRWGSHYFTLLRLCAMWPSVEKVLENIRDDTTSSEVRSTTRGLLGKMNNYEFVFVMHLMKYLLGMTNELSFALQIKDQNIVQAMSLIDTVKAQLHDFRNTGWEIVCDEVNSFCEVNAISLIDMEDTITRPGYKRQSITNDHYYRVEIFTEVVDLIIQEMNNRFSEASTNLLRCMACLDPRNSFSQFDINQLMRFTTWYPEDFSTGDCLCLQQQLRNFLASVRHNPRFSTTTDLESFAQEMVQSGNHLIFQLVYRMIELTLVLPVATASVERAFSAMKIVKSDLRNRMQDEWMNDSLIVYIEKDIFSTIDNEKILQRFQSMSTRRNQLSSLSQTETSSSPSIYS